The Elusimicrobiota bacterium genome window below encodes:
- a CDS encoding putative toxin-antitoxin system toxin component, PIN family — MPRVVIDANVFVSIVLGGKITGKINELLIEGKFKLVYSLELFNELKYVLGRKDFEFSQSQIDRILTLIEAEGELVLPDETINVCRDPKDNPVLECAVAGKVDFIVTGDKDLLALKSFKKIPIIPPQKFLKKIQTTD, encoded by the coding sequence ATGCCAAGAGTCGTAATAGACGCTAATGTTTTTGTAAGCATCGTTTTAGGCGGTAAAATAACCGGTAAAATAAACGAGTTGCTTATTGAAGGCAAATTCAAGTTGGTATATTCTTTAGAGTTATTTAATGAACTAAAATATGTGCTCGGTAGAAAAGATTTTGAATTTAGCCAGTCACAGATTGATAGAATTTTAACACTTATTGAAGCAGAAGGCGAATTGGTTTTACCCGATGAAACAATTAATGTCTGCCGTGACCCAAAAGATAATCCTGTTCTTGAATGTGCTGTCGCCGGAAAGGTGGATTTTATTGTCACCGGCGATAAGGATTTACTTGCACTTAAATCATTTAAGAAAATACCCATCATACCACCCCAAAAATTCTTAAAGAAAATACAAACCACAGATTAA